TCCTGCCTCGCCTGTGTTTAAGATTGTTTGAAGTTAGAAGATGATAAAGAAATTAAAACGGATACCTGTTTTTTTTAAGGAAGTAAAGGAAGAGCTAAAAAAAGTAAACTGGTCGACTCGCCAGGAGCTAGTTGCAGCTGCTTCAATTGTTGTGGTAGTTGCAATTTTGTTAACCGCTTATATCTTTACTATTGACTTAGGATTGTCACATTTAATCCAAATTATATTGAAATGAAGCAGTGGTATATTTTACATACACTTAGTGGAGCCGAAGATCAAGCTAAAGCTAACCTTGAAGCGCGGATTAAGGCCCACAGTTTTAACGAAGCTATTGATCAGGTAATTATTCCGAAGGAACAGATTACTGAAGTTAAGCTTGGTAAGAAACGTGTTCTCGAGCGGAAGTTCTTTCCAGGGTATATTCTTATTCATATGGATATGAATGATGATTCTTGGTTGTTTGTGCGTAAGACCCCGGGTATTACCGCTTTTATCGGTCCTCGTCGAAAACCCTCACCAATATCTCAAGAAGAAGTAGATCGAATTTTTGCAAAGGCTGAAGAAAGTAAGGCTAAACCAGCGCCAAAGGTAACCTTCGAGAAAGGGGAAAGCGTACGGGTAGTTGAAGGGCCATTTATCAATTTTAATGGTGTAGTCGAAGAGGTGCATCCTGATAAGGGAAAATTAAAGGTTAGTGCTTCAATTTTTGGAAGAACTACACCGGTTGAACTTGAATTTTGGCAAGTGGAGAAAATTTAAGATGGCTAAAAAGAAAAAGAAAAAACCAGTTGTCCAGATAAAATTACAAATTCCTGCTGGAGCAGCTACAGCTATGCCACCAGTTGGACCAGCTCTCGGTCAGCACGGTATAAATCCGGGAAAATTTTGCAAAGAATTTAACGATGCGACCAAACAAAAAGAAGGGGTGATTCTCCCAGTAATTATTAGTGTC
Above is a window of Candidatus Omnitrophota bacterium DNA encoding:
- the secE gene encoding preprotein translocase subunit SecE: MIKKLKRIPVFFKEVKEELKKVNWSTRQELVAAASIVVVVAILLTAYIFTIDLGLSHLIQIILK
- the nusG gene encoding transcription termination/antitermination protein NusG translates to MKQWYILHTLSGAEDQAKANLEARIKAHSFNEAIDQVIIPKEQITEVKLGKKRVLERKFFPGYILIHMDMNDDSWLFVRKTPGITAFIGPRRKPSPISQEEVDRIFAKAEESKAKPAPKVTFEKGESVRVVEGPFINFNGVVEEVHPDKGKLKVSASIFGRTTPVELEFWQVEKI